The DNA region ttgtatgtagatgacatatgaATGATATTTcgatgcttgatgctgtcaaatcttcattgcaaaagagtttttcaatgaaagatctaggagaggcaacATACATATTAGGCATAAatatctatagagataggtcgaaaaagCTGATaggattaagccagagtacataGATCTATAAGGTATTGAAATGGTTCAATAtgtaggattccaagaaaggtttcttgctaatatcaCATGGCATTACTCTTAGGAAGAGTCAGTTTCCTTCAACCACTGATGGGCTcaagaggatgagtgcgatcctgTATGTTTCCGCTATCggatccatcatgtatgccatacTTTGTACACTCCCAGATGTCTCATGTGcactaagtgttacgagtagataccagTCAAATCCGAGTAAAGCTCACTaggtaacagtaaagaatatcctcaagtacttgagaagaactatagatatattcctagtctatggaggtgaggaggagctcgttgtaaatggttacaccgatgctagcttcaaaccgacaaggacgattcgAGATCTCAATCTGGTTTTGTATTTTGTCTCAATGGAGGAttagtgagttggaagagttccaagcaagaaacggtgaccgattccacgacggaggtcGAGTATACCGCAGCTTCTGAAGCTACAAAGGAGGTTGTTTGGATCAAAAAGTTTGTTTCTGtgttaggtgtggtgcctagtacttctagtccaatggatctctattgtgacaatagtggagccattgcgcaaaccaaagaacctaggttgcattagaagtccaagcacatgctgcggcgctatcaccttatACGAGAAATTTTAGATCGGGGTGATATGAAGATATGTAAGGTGCACACAGATTTGACTATTTTTatccgttgacaaagccactcccacggccaaagcatgaggcgcacatgagagctatgtgtattagatacttacatgatactctagtgcaagtgggagattgaaggtgatatgcgctagaggcaatcatagagatgattgtatcacacgtctatattcatgtattaccgaataatgtgttattccaaaaatgactatcgtttatattgattggcaagtatgtgacttgttcatgaaactctttgtttatatcatgatgttattcttagtcgatctctAGTCACATATCACCTACGCGGGGCTGATCGCgaatctgatcgagaagctgctcgaggagtttgatacGCACGACGTTAGAtcgatctactccaactcttctttcgctgcactgcgcgtcgagcggtaacgatctatgatcttctACTAGTATAATTTTCTAGGTAAatacggtagaaattttttattttaggctagcatagtcTGCCCATCCTCAACAGAATAATCTATCCAGTATGTGTTTGTGGATTTGAAACaaatgtgtgtgtatatatatataactatttgTTGGTATTGGTagatttattatgaaaaatactttcaaataaCTATATTTTCagtaatttttaataataaatgtTTAGAAAAAGTAGCTGTCAAAATACATGTTAGAGACCGAACGAAGAAATAACTAATCATTCCTCGTATGGCATGTACCATCAACCAAGGAAATAAATGGAAGGCGGAACCGGGTGGTATGTACTCTATGCTACCGCTCTCGGAATGGCCGGTCCCGAAAGATGAGCCAATCGAATGTATATCATGGATCTACGATCATTAAGCTCCGCACCATGTAATCTTGTCTTCCAAGCTACATATACTACACCACCAAAATGTGTGGATGATATCAAGTGACGGGAGCTTGGATTGAAATTCAGAAGGGACAAATTAAATAAGTTTTAATTGGATTATAAGGTGTCGAATCAATAAAATATTAGAGATtgaatttaaaatatactataaaatataaaaatttattaggCTAAATGAACCACAACTCATCCTAGCCACAATAATACTCCACCCCTACAAATAGTGTCATAGCACAGTGTTCTCTAAACCTATGGTAGTACGGATATATGTAGGTAACTAATTGTTAGTTTTGAGtctctatttaatttattttttcattcGTTTAACTAGATGTGAataaatatttagtttttcaATGTTTTAGATCAATCtagtaattaaaaaaatacaaaacttacgTTACGCTAGCCTTACATATCAACTGTGAAACGGAGAAAGGGCTCACTCTTATGATATGCAGTACACTTTCCGCTGCTGTTTTGTAGATCACAAACAAAGAGTGATTACTGTGCACGCGTGATGTTGGCGTGACGCTTAAAATGAGACTTCCCTTGCGCTGTGGTTGTTGGAACGTGCACGCATTATAGACGAAATCCGTGGCTGGATCAGAGCATATTATAAGAGATTCGAAGGTAAGCGATTTTCCAATAAACGCCCCCAACAAGTGGGCAAAATGGTCAGATCGCGTGCTGAAAACGTCGAGGAATTCTTGACCACAAGCTGACCTTGAGCATGCAGTCCTTGATTTACCATTGAGGGCTTGACGGTGGTCGTGAAACACGGACTCGCTAGTTAGAAATTCACTCAACCAATACGGCGTTCCGGTTAATAATCACAGCTGCAAAGTTATATACTCAGTACCACCTGATTACTGACCAAAGCAGCACTCTAAGCATGACGTGATCATGAAGCTAGCATGCATGTGCATGCTGCAACTACACCATGCTTAATCATCTCTCACCACCCTAATTCTCTACAGTAATCACACCACGGGGACACATCTCCGGCGAGGCATGGAAAAGCGGAGGCGGTAGATAGATACTACTACTTAGTACTGAACTCCGTTTGTTAAGACTCTAGCTTCCGGTTCAACTTCAAATTTTGAGTttatagattaaaataaaaatagtttaaacttatatttttaatttaaaataaaaataaaacagtTCACTAAACACATTGTACTTTTAACTCTAGCGCTACAAATTATTGGAACGAAGCTAAGGGTATCAACGATGAAATTTAAAGTCTACTTAATAGAGCTCTAACTCTAAAAATGCTTAAAGGTAAGAGTATCAGACTCCTAAATTTCACTGCTGATACCCTTAAGCTTATCACCAACCCCCAGCGAACACCGCCACTAAGCACGACCGCTAATGGCGCACCAAGTGCGTGCTGCTTTAACCGAAAACTACTAACGCCGATCGTGTGATCCAGAACCGACGACTTGGCGCACCAGCGAGCTTCTCCGGATCTCTCCCGTCCCGGCCCCCCGATCGAGCCCGGCCGGCGCGGTCAACTTTGCGCCATCATCACGCGCGCGTCCTGATCAGCATTCGAACCGGCCGCTGATCTCCCCCTATTTATACGCGCGCCATGTCATGCCCGACACAAGCCAAAGCCTCAGATTAAGCTGAGCTAGCAACAAGCGCAGTGGTTAAGTGAGTTCTTGCCTTCTTGGAGCTAGCACGCGTGATATATAGAGCCTTGCTTGTGCTGCGTTGAGAGCTAGCTGAGATGGAGGCGAGTCGTCCTGGCGCAGCGCTGGTGGCCGCGGCCGTCCTGGCGCTGCTGGTGCTCGTGCCCGAGGCGTCCCGCGCGGAGCGGTTCGTCGTCGGGGACGCGGCGCGGTGGACCTGGGGGTACAACTACACGGACTGGGTGATCAAGAAGGGCCCCTTCTTCCAGAACGACAGCCTCGGTATGCGTACCAACTTTCACTTACACTGACAGGACATTTCACAGCAGAGCTTGCTACGCGTTTGTCGATATGTTTCTTCTGCCTCGGCGTCAGTTGACGGAAGATATTAAACTTGTTTTCCGCGCCTGAAATTTGGATGCCGTGCATGCAGTTTTCATGTACAACCCGCCGAACGCGACGGTGCACGCGCACAGCGTGTACCTCATGCGCAACGCGGCGGACTACCAGTCCTGTAACCTCAAGGCGGCCAAGCTGGTGGCCGGCGTCATGCAGGGCGCCGGCTCGGGCTTCGAGTTCGTGCTCAAGAAGCGCAGGCCACACTACTTCGTCTGCGGCGAACGCGGCGGACTCCACTGCACCATGGGGCAGATGAAGTTCATCGTGAAGCCCAAGAGCTCTGCATGCCGTGACGACTGACCCGccaggcagcggcggcggcagccgaTCGACCGATGCCGTCCTCACCTTCTTCTGCATGCCACCTTCTGATTCTGGTTCGATCGTCACGCTTGCTTGTAAGTTATCAATTGTTGTATCCATAATGTGTTGTGTGGTGTATTTGTAATCTGTGTTATTTATGCATGAATGGTTGGTTGAACAAAGGAGTGTCCTAGTGAATTGTCAAGTGCTGTTAACTTGTTACAAAGGGAGAATGTACTGAGAATGAGGAACTACGAGTAGTTGTTGCATTAAGCTGCCTCGTTGTTTCAACCGAACAATACACTTGCAGTCTTTCCTGACAATTTACATTCGAAATCACCAAAGTTAAACCATAAGTTCCCCTGTTTCTAAACCACGAAGCAATCATGGATCATACAGGTACTACCTCCAAAAAAGGAGTAAATTACAATTAGCATTAGTTGCATGAAGTAAAAAGTAGGGGAGGGTATTTTAAATGGGGAGGCCCCCTTTATGTTGTCATAAAAAATAATGCTTCGCCGGGCACCCTCTGAAGAACACCCCCACTACCCGCCAAAAAATGTCACCAAAGAAAGCTATTTTGATGATTGTGGTTTCTATCTAAACCAGCTTGATAACTGGCCCGGTTGAAGTTTCGCAGCAAACATGGTCCTGTTGAAGATCACGCCCCCTTGGGTTATCCCTGGTAATGTATCTTTGTTTGCCAGAGCCGACGACGGCAAGGCAGGTTTGGGTGTCAAAcctgcgcccccccccccccccccacctcatGCTGGACTACCTCCCCAATGACAACACTTCGCAGAACTATGAAGTTGAGCCTGACGATGTTATGGGGTCCTTGTCTCTtgagtcttgatggttgatatCTTTTGGATGTAATGGCTTGTTCTGTAAGATAAACTTGTGCTAGGTCCTGTTTCTTGCTGTCAGCAGTGGGGCCAGGTAGTCTTTTCTTCGTTGCTGAACTTCCATTCAATCCTGTAAAACTGCTGTTATTTCCACTGTGCAGTGGAAATGGAAGTATCCCCTGTCAAAATTGTTTGTCTGAGACGCTCATGCATGTTCATCCTTTGTGGAGGTGATTTTTTCTTACTAGTATCATCGCTGCATTGTTGGAGAGGTCTTCAGATCTGGTTCACCTCATCTCCCCTTGGGGTGATCAAATCAGTCAAACAAATCCACGCTGCTGTGAGTTCATTTGCTCAACCTTCACCAATCAAGACATCCAGCAGCTCAATAGATCTCCTTTGCTTTCTCTCCCGGCACACAGCCTCGATAAGCCTTTCCCAACAACTGGCCCCTGGCATGAACCCCATATCAGCCAATCCATACAATGCGACCATCGCATCCGCTACTCGTCCGACATCACACAGACCAATCAACAGGTTGTTTGAGGCTGCATAGTGCGGTAAAAACCCTCGTCCAAGCATCAGCCCCAGCAAGCCAACCGCCTTATCCATCTCCCAACGGGAGCACAAGCAATTCATAACAATCCGATAGCTCGCGACATTCAACCGAACTCCTTCCAGTGGCACGCTCTCAAGCAGGTCCATCGCCTCCACCATCCGCCCATCTTTACACAGCCCCTCGATCACCAGATTGTATGTGACAACATCAGCCCTACACcccttctccttcatctccaGAACAAGATTGATGCCCTCATCCACGCTCCCATGCCTACAAAGGCAACCAATCAGTGCCGTGTAGCTGACAGCATCTGGCTCCACACCAGCACTTCTCATTTCCTCGAACACCACCCTCGCGGCCTCAACTTCCCCTTTCTTGCAGTGTCCATTAATCAGAGTGGCGTAGTTGAAAGCATTTGGCTCGCACTCATTCCTCCTCATAAATCCAAAGATTGCATGTGCCTTCTCCAGCTGCCCCAGCCTACAGAATCCGTCGATGATCACATTGTAGGTCAGCTGATCTGGCACGATGCGGTCCTTCTCGATCATCTCCTCAAATAGGTCAAATGCTTCCTTCATCTTACCCCCACGACAGAGCCCACCGATCAAGGTTGAATAGGTGATCAAGTTTGGCCTCACATCCGCGCAGGTGTACTCACGCATTTCGTCGAGCACTTTGAACGCGGTCTCCAATTCGCCGTTTTTGACGTAGTGCTTGATGAGGATGTTGTAGACGCAGGTATTGGGCTTGGGAAGGTACTTGTTGCGGGGGTCGCGCAGGTCGAGTAGCAGTTCGGTGAGGACGTCGGGCCGGTGGGAGGAGACGAGGCGGTCGAGGCAGACGGCGAGGGCCTTGTGCGAGACGCGGCTCTGGCGGAGCAGCgtggggaggaggcggaggagagtGAGCGCGCGGTCGGGTGGGAGGAGGCGAACGAGCGGCAGGAACTGCGGCTCCTGGAACCTGCAGGGCTcggaggcggcgcggcggaggacggcggcggcggcgtgcggTAGGCGCGCGCGAGCGAGGCGGACGAGGAGCGCGGAGAAGGTGGCGGGGGTGTGGGAGAACCCGCGCTGAGAGGCGGCGGCGTTGAAGAGGTCGAGCGCGCGCTGCGCGGAGTGGGAGGAGGCGATGAGGCGGGCCAGCTCCGGGTGGTGGAGgtagcgcggcggcggcggcggggagggcggcggaggaggaggaggggagggcgGCGCCGCGCGGGCGGGGTTGCGGTACTGGAGTGGGGAGATCCACGGGAGCGGAGGCTTGGTGGCCGCGGACGGGGGTTTCATGGCCGGCGGGGGACGGACGGAGGCGTCGTCGGTTTGGCCGTTTGTCTCGGCCTCTCTCGTGGAGGAGGGGGAGATGCCGATATGGGCTCAGCCGCGCGGCGCGGGTGCCAGCTGAAATGAGCGAACCCGTGAGGTTTTGGCACGGTTTGCTGCGGCCGCGGCGTGGTTTGACGGCCAAAACGGCAGGTGGACTAGCGCCTAGCGCCAGCCGCCGGTGGGACGGGACCGACTGCAGTGCGGGGGAACGACGTGCGGGCGTGGGCGCCGAACGGGCGGCAGCCTGGGCTACACAGCCACTACACTGGTACAACGGCAAGGGGCAGAGGCATACGGTGAGGGAGCGGCGGACAAAGGGCGTGGCTGTGATACTCTGTAGTATTATAGAGGGTATTAAAAGCAACCGATATGTGAACCTGAATCAAGGTCATGCTATAAAGTGGGCAACTAAGAATACATCTATAGCCCAAGGctacaaactattttttttaacgaaCTGGTATTAGAAGGTGTCAATTTCATTTAATGAAAAAGAGATTTATACAGCTATTGGCTAGGGAGcccaaaagccaaaaaaaaaggaaaacagagATATAAACATGGGTTATTCTCTCGCTATGATCATCGCAAGGCGGCTGGCACCCACCAAAATCTAATTTCTGGCTTCTTTTATCTTGGTCAGCAACGACATTGATAATATTCTTTGTGCTGAAAAATTCTTGGCCAGCGAAGATATTGGTCAGCCTTGGCTCGGCCTAGTGGCCAGCCGGCCTGTCTGACCCAGCCGTCAAATGGGCTGCTTAGTGGATCGGTCTACTTACATAGCTCGTTAGCCAATCAGTTTAACTCGAGTGAGTCAGTATTGTGTAGCCTAGTACGATGCAGCTTAAGCTTGACCTGGTCCATCTAGGCCCAAATCCGACCAAATCCAAACCTATTTCGGCCCAACCAATTATTGTTCATATGGATCCCACCGAGTTACTGTTTCTGTGAACCTAGGCTACTGTTCAATAGGCCCCACCTATGGGTCCTACATATGAACATTACTATTTCGTAATTTCTAGATTTAATTTCTaattaaatctttcgggagcGATAACTTCTCCGTTGTGGCTCCGATTTTAGCGATTCTTTCGCTGAAATTCgtctaaaatcaagatctacttaTCTTTCACATTGTGATATCTAATATGGCTCATTTgactttccatttggtgttatttgattcttctctagtatagctcgtTATTGATCGGGGTTATAAATGCAAAAAAGCACGACTTCTGCGAGTTCTACGCAGGAAGTGTTAGAAGCGTGGAAGACCCCGAttcagtggcggacccaggatttagcgattgggtattcagtattaaaaaaaatgttcaatccaaaatacgagaagtccatagtagcgtaaattttaaagtataaattgttcatagtagagaagtttcaactaattaaaagaaattacaaagcatttaaacaaaattacaatttaactttgtgttcctttatggcttggaagcgtttaatgatgtcactatccttaacttgcacaaaaaaATTTACGCTCAACTGCTGATTGCCGAACTGGGTAGTCAcaacataaagatcataaatacctgatatttgttgctatgtgggctcttttcagttagggaaaaatgcaaaccccccctaaagtcacttggattttaactttcccctccaaaaattgttttgttgcaaaaaaaaacccctaaagatttgattttgttgcaaaaacacgtccaaaaatttaaaaaattcacaaaaaattctaaaaaaaaactagagacaattataagaccttttgtgaaatttgttttcaaaaataatatcctttacatcatattacatggagagtaagtttgaaaaaaaagaaaaacgtgcaactcatttattaattcgagttaaatgcatagttaattatttactaatccaaaaattatgaaacaaaattttttagtcttcttacatgatcctctatattgtaaaaatacatgaaatcttgaaatagttattgtaacgtgcaggattgagtaaatatgttgcagatagattaattcataactaatctataacaccccaaaattagtgaaatcacttttattagtttactaaaacaattagtttacaatttgctgagtggtctgatgaattgaagcagcaaagatatatatacgtagtatatatgctatatacttaatttttttcaaaaaagttgggtattcaattgaatacccatgcatcatggtgggtccGCCCATGCCC from Phragmites australis chromosome 8, lpPhrAust1.1, whole genome shotgun sequence includes:
- the LOC133926498 gene encoding pentatricopeptide repeat-containing protein At5g18475, translated to MKPPSAATKPPLPWISPLQYRNPARAAPPSPPPPPPPSPPPPPRYLHHPELARLIASSHSAQRALDLFNAAASQRGFSHTPATFSALLVRLARARLPHAAAAVLRRAASEPCRFQEPQFLPLVRLLPPDRALTLLRLLPTLLRQSRVSHKALAVCLDRLVSSHRPDVLTELLLDLRDPRNKYLPKPNTCVYNILIKHYVKNGELETAFKVLDEMREYTCADVRPNLITYSTLIGGLCRGGKMKEAFDLFEEMIEKDRIVPDQLTYNVIIDGFCRLGQLEKAHAIFGFMRRNECEPNAFNYATLINGHCKKGEVEAARVVFEEMRSAGVEPDAVSYTALIGCLCRHGSVDEGINLVLEMKEKGCRADVVTYNLVIEGLCKDGRMVEAMDLLESVPLEGVRLNVASYRIVMNCLCSRWEMDKAVGLLGLMLGRGFLPHYAASNNLLIGLCDVGRVADAMVALYGLADMGFMPGASCWERLIEAVCRERKQRRSIELLDVLIGEG
- the LOC133926499 gene encoding blue copper protein-like, which codes for MEASRPGAALVAAAVLALLVLVPEASRAERFVVGDAARWTWGYNYTDWVIKKGPFFQNDSLVFMYNPPNATVHAHSVYLMRNAADYQSCNLKAAKLVAGVMQGAGSGFEFVLKKRRPHYFVCGERGGLHCTMGQMKFIVKPKSSACRDD